The following coding sequences lie in one Gadus macrocephalus chromosome 1, ASM3116895v1 genomic window:
- the LOC132457884 gene encoding uncharacterized protein LOC132457884 isoform X2 encodes MSQERLPLIGSSKKKSAAKASSSASAAPQRPPLAGLRRRSSRPSQPTPSSSSHPLSHAFLHADTSITPWGGLSLSESSFTSIPPPPPPPPPLPPPPPPPPPPPPPPPPPTPVQPRLHPPAPPSRPAAPPSRHGRRGVGREGGGSNPCSPSLLHRVSAQMESPGREARELRARRRPVPRMPRLPPLRPITSLSFTRSFTFSFFELPVHQTASCRAERVRHVMLLLRQMQY; translated from the exons ATGTCACAAGAACGCTTACCTCTGATTGGATCTTCGAAAAAAAAGAGTGCAG CCAAGGCCTCAAGCTCCGCCTCCGCTGCTCCCCAGCGCCCCCCCCTGGCCGGACTGAGACGGCGCAGCAGCCGGCCGTCCCAGCCCaccccctcgtcctcctcccaccccctctctcacgCCTTCCTCCACGCCgacacctccatcaccccctgGGGAGGGCTCTCCCTCTCCgagtcctccttcacctccatccctcctcctcctcccccccctccccctcttcctccacctcccccccctccccctccccctcctcctcctcctcctcccccaactcCGGTCCAACCTCGCCTGCACCCGCctgcccccccgtcccgtcccgcgGCGCCCCCCTCTCGCCACGGGCGGCGCGGGGtgggcagagaggggggaggttcGAATCCCTGCTCCCCTTCCTTGTTGCACCGCGTGTCGGCCCAGATGGAGAGCCCAG gGAGGGAGGCCAGGGAGTTACGGGCCAGGCGGAGGCCTGTTCCGCGCAtgccccgcctccccccgctGCGTCCAATCACCAGCCTCAGCTTCACGCGCAGCTTTACCTTTTCCTTTTTCGAGCTGCCGGTCCACCAGACGGCCAGCTGTCGCGCCGAGCGGGTCCGCCACGTCATGCTCCTGCTGAGGCAGATGCAGTACTGA
- the LOC132457863 gene encoding SKI family transcriptional corepressor 2 isoform X2, with amino-acid sequence MVMNVADHVNGYGNIKDEEEKEPVALGLHLNAFDRLTGSDPSADLEHSVLGASSASHNASFQEVTFPTSFIDSRGVPSQSSVDCGVPRVQPPNINPHHHPPRLLLHAPQQPPLHHRPPSPARRRCEEPALRDTAPPPKFPRTPRSVTAAAAAALARREREQRERVEALEEERVEMLGEQQQQEGRREQMESLEWERRMRVLVWEQEVLREKGRAAREKARAYRMKRRYYGAKLKRMGQDVPPPPPSSSSSSSSGSDQDEWGSGEWGSGERAPKERAPKEGAIKEGAIV; translated from the exons ATGGTGATGAATGTCGCCGATCATGTGAATGGCTACGGCAATATCAAG gatgaggaggagaaggagccggTGGCTCTCGGCCTGCACCTCAACGCCTTCGACCGGCTGACAGGAAGTGACCCGTCGGCAGACCTGGAGCACAGTGTCCTCGGCGCCAGCTCCGCTTCCCACAACGCCTCGTTCCAGGAGGTCACGTTCCCGACCAGCTTCATAGACTCGCGCGGCGTGCCGAGCCAAAGCAGTGTCGACTGTG GTGTCCCCAGGGTCCAACCTCCCAAcatcaacccccaccaccaccctccccgcctcctcctccacgctcCCCAGCAGCCCCCCCTACACCACCGGCCTCCGTCACCAGCCCGACGCCGCTGCGAGGAGCCGGCGCTGCGAGACACGGCGCCCCCTCCCAAGTTTCCTCGCACGCCTCGCTCcgtgacggcggcggcggcggcggccctcgCCAGGCGGGAGCGGGAGCAgcgggagagggtggaggccctggaggaggagcgggtggAGATGCtgggggagcagcagcagcaggaggggcGCAGGGAGCAGATGGAGAGCCTGGAGTGGGAGCGGCGCATGCGGGTGCTGGTGTGGGAGCAGGAGGTGCTGAGGGAGAAGGGCAGGGCGGCCCGGGAGAAGGCCCGGGCCTACCGCATGAAGAGGAGGTACTACGGGGCCAAGCTGAAGAGGATGGGCCAGGAcgtcccgccgccgccgccgtcctcgtcctcgtcctcgtcctccggcAGCGACCAGGACGAGTGGGGGAGCGGCGAGTGGGGGAGCGGCGAGCGGGCGCCCAAGGAGCGGGCGCCCAAGGAGGGGGCGATCAAGGAGGGGGCGATCGTGTGA
- the LOC132457884 gene encoding uncharacterized protein LOC132457884 isoform X1: MCRLTMSQERLPLIGSSKKKSAAKASSSASAAPQRPPLAGLRRRSSRPSQPTPSSSSHPLSHAFLHADTSITPWGGLSLSESSFTSIPPPPPPPPPLPPPPPPPPPPPPPPPPPTPVQPRLHPPAPPSRPAAPPSRHGRRGVGREGGGSNPCSPSLLHRVSAQMESPGREARELRARRRPVPRMPRLPPLRPITSLSFTRSFTFSFFELPVHQTASCRAERVRHVMLLLRQMQY, translated from the exons ATGTGTA GACTTACGATGTCACAAGAACGCTTACCTCTGATTGGATCTTCGAAAAAAAAGAGTGCAG CCAAGGCCTCAAGCTCCGCCTCCGCTGCTCCCCAGCGCCCCCCCCTGGCCGGACTGAGACGGCGCAGCAGCCGGCCGTCCCAGCCCaccccctcgtcctcctcccaccccctctctcacgCCTTCCTCCACGCCgacacctccatcaccccctgGGGAGGGCTCTCCCTCTCCgagtcctccttcacctccatccctcctcctcctcccccccctccccctcttcctccacctcccccccctccccctccccctcctcctcctcctcctcccccaactcCGGTCCAACCTCGCCTGCACCCGCctgcccccccgtcccgtcccgcgGCGCCCCCCTCTCGCCACGGGCGGCGCGGGGtgggcagagaggggggaggttcGAATCCCTGCTCCCCTTCCTTGTTGCACCGCGTGTCGGCCCAGATGGAGAGCCCAG gGAGGGAGGCCAGGGAGTTACGGGCCAGGCGGAGGCCTGTTCCGCGCAtgccccgcctccccccgctGCGTCCAATCACCAGCCTCAGCTTCACGCGCAGCTTTACCTTTTCCTTTTTCGAGCTGCCGGTCCACCAGACGGCCAGCTGTCGCGCCGAGCGGGTCCGCCACGTCATGCTCCTGCTGAGGCAGATGCAGTACTGA
- the LOC132457863 gene encoding SKI family transcriptional corepressor 2 isoform X1 — MPGKCKFQVAWLSKDIYKDWLVKDPQDIQLARCKACCKAIKLQTMGEAALTSHAAGCGHKAAVRKLVEGHIMVMNVADHVNGYGNIKDEEEKEPVALGLHLNAFDRLTGSDPSADLEHSVLGASSASHNASFQEVTFPTSFIDSRGVPSQSSVDCGVPRVQPPNINPHHHPPRLLLHAPQQPPLHHRPPSPARRRCEEPALRDTAPPPKFPRTPRSVTAAAAAALARREREQRERVEALEEERVEMLGEQQQQEGRREQMESLEWERRMRVLVWEQEVLREKGRAAREKARAYRMKRRYYGAKLKRMGQDVPPPPPSSSSSSSSGSDQDEWGSGEWGSGERAPKERAPKEGAIKEGAIV; from the exons ATGCCTGGAAAATGTAAATTCCAGGTTGCGTGGCTTTCCAAGGATATATACAAAGACTGGCTCGTCAAAGACCCACAAGACATTCAGTTGGCCAGATGCAAAGCTTGTTGCAAAGCAATTAAACTGCAGACGATGGGAGAGGCAGCCCTCACAAGCCACGCCGCGGGCTGTGGCCATAAAGCAGCCGTCCGCAAGCTCGTAGAAG GTCACATCATGGTGATGAATGTCGCCGATCATGTGAATGGCTACGGCAATATCAAG gatgaggaggagaaggagccggTGGCTCTCGGCCTGCACCTCAACGCCTTCGACCGGCTGACAGGAAGTGACCCGTCGGCAGACCTGGAGCACAGTGTCCTCGGCGCCAGCTCCGCTTCCCACAACGCCTCGTTCCAGGAGGTCACGTTCCCGACCAGCTTCATAGACTCGCGCGGCGTGCCGAGCCAAAGCAGTGTCGACTGTG GTGTCCCCAGGGTCCAACCTCCCAAcatcaacccccaccaccaccctccccgcctcctcctccacgctcCCCAGCAGCCCCCCCTACACCACCGGCCTCCGTCACCAGCCCGACGCCGCTGCGAGGAGCCGGCGCTGCGAGACACGGCGCCCCCTCCCAAGTTTCCTCGCACGCCTCGCTCcgtgacggcggcggcggcggcggccctcgCCAGGCGGGAGCGGGAGCAgcgggagagggtggaggccctggaggaggagcgggtggAGATGCtgggggagcagcagcagcaggaggggcGCAGGGAGCAGATGGAGAGCCTGGAGTGGGAGCGGCGCATGCGGGTGCTGGTGTGGGAGCAGGAGGTGCTGAGGGAGAAGGGCAGGGCGGCCCGGGAGAAGGCCCGGGCCTACCGCATGAAGAGGAGGTACTACGGGGCCAAGCTGAAGAGGATGGGCCAGGAcgtcccgccgccgccgccgtcctcgtcctcgtcctcgtcctccggcAGCGACCAGGACGAGTGGGGGAGCGGCGAGTGGGGGAGCGGCGAGCGGGCGCCCAAGGAGCGGGCGCCCAAGGAGGGGGCGATCAAGGAGGGGGCGATCGTGTGA
- the wdr6 gene encoding WD repeat-containing protein 6 — METVVLIAPITALEFFLEDYLLKGEGPILTVFSLQSRTRASASIDVLQHYRIHGVRPKYKHKQPQQNHEAEKEEGGSSATEPDLYDLAVFGGKGVRLVRLITQLHGGEPVRLEAHGPLIELRDWILDLCWLTQDGRALLGVALAHNSVLLLDPHEGIPLARCGCLDGCLLYSALLLVDQSWNNSVLVGGTVFNQLVLWRPNRRAEEVEVVGEEGGDPERKAPVERRLLGHGGVIFSISYLRAKGWLASASDDRSVRVWGVGALGGPGPTCGEPDPACLMVLYGHQARVFSVHLSPGKVYSAGEDGCCLVWDWSRGGGGKVAQTLKGHRAGGIRALAVSQGREEGGTRARWVATGGADGGVRLWRVEETKVGEEDDDEEEEEEEKEEVGMAAMTDLKFSGRGTPKGVCVVEDGTANWARSKILACTDQGAVYQGSCAAAGQWELLWQGDRAYQSYCVMEVLTVTVKGATPRKAHLCVVGNLSGGIHVFDTSRPQRGLSLRGGDGKIHSLVWVEGHAPHAGYLLASGSHGLVHRWRVEARPDGDSGSVLIAEPRPPFALPPCAKRWLTSAVRLRKSPPGALWVCGDRRGSLLLFQEGSRPRGGVGVDEEREDPDSLITSSAGRQTNADAENEKETNCCDEEGKEWSDGGGKKPAGQGDPPLQPLSCLFGVHGKQGVTSVCEHRGLLYSAGRDGCVRVLRVRPATPQWVLPVDRRPSAGEIMEPDGGPQLEVLRVQRACKGMEWLERVLILAPPEPSTAEPLWDEEEEEEEKEEEEEGGGGGGGVEKEGWCHEQAGETKAEQELTGRGKKGWHDGRECRFVVAGFQAVNFVVWDPVRQERLLTVPCGGGHRSWILWPPCKSLWPGYGALVFIKHGAVVATQPPRETSTSAGVAGKTGACGLREGVHGKGIGCVCRLGRVGGTGDGSQTTRGMGSDEGHWEVLVTGGEDTSLTVLAVQPSSGTVQVLSVITDHISNIRTLVAVLDPAGARPGKHSLSALLVSAGGRAQMQCYRLLIGWDEKRREPYCQVIQVASHRLDELWEKRRNRHKTVKADPETRYMSIAVVNSDAATAVVALACSDGAIRLFSISEVKGQFDLLWESFYHHRCVLSVAPCCLVDATGNRYRLLLSAATDGRIALWDFTPTSLLAGNLNSKSDTSSRPGPCLTFPAHQSGVNSLAVWQERTEDGCLVTVASGGDDGQLTLSVVQVRYPEVQTDGGRVLSQEHHHHHHQLLLSPANLTLLSQSRVSLAHSAPVTALSLLCPGFLVSTSPDQRVRLWRVCSTGLRPMEALYSHVADAAGLAAWGGERGPGEGDEGWVKADPGCESRGLGLGGWVVVCGQGLQLLHVRTSSP; from the exons ATGGAAACGGTGGTGTTAATTGCTCCAATCACAGCATTGGAATTTTTCTTGGAGGATTACCTACTGAAAG GCGAGGGTCCAATCTTGACAGTTTTCAGCCTCCAGTCGCGCACTAGAGCCTCAGCCTCAATTGATGTTCTTCAGCACTATCGGATTCATGGTGTCCGCCCCAAATATAagcacaaacaaccacaacagaacCATGAGGCAGAGAAAGAAGAAG GAGGAAGCTCCGCCACAGAGCCCGACCTCTATGACTTGGCGGTGTTTGGAGGTAAGGGTGTGCGGTTGGTGCGTCTCATCACCCAGCTCCACGGTGGGGAGCCGGTGCGCCTGGAGGCCCACGGCCCCCTCATAGAGCTCCGAGACTGGATCCTGGACCTCTGCTGGCTGACTCAGGACGGCCGCGCCCTCCTCGGCGTGGCTCTAGCCCATAACAGCGTTCTTCTCCTGGACCCTCACGAAGGGATCCCCCTCGCTCGCTGCGGCTGCCTGGATGGATGTCTGCTGTACTCTGCCCTGCTGCTGGTGGACCAATCCTGGAACAACTCCGTCCTGGTCGGGGGGACAGTCTTCAACCAGCTGGTTCTTTGGAGACCCAACAGAAGGgcagaggaagtggaggtggtcggGGAGGAAGGGGGCGACCCTGAACGCAAAGCCCCCGTGGAGAGGCGCTTGCTGGGGCACGGCGGCGTCATCTTCAGCATCAGCTACCTCCGGGCGAAAGGCTGGCTGGCCTCGGCCTCCGACGACCGCAGCGTGAGGGTGTGGGGCGTCGGGGCTCTGGGGGGCCCTGGTCCCACGTGCGGGGAGCCGGACCCCGCGTGCCTCATGGTCCTGTACGGACACCAGGCCCGGGTGTTCTCCGTGCACCTGTCCCCCGGGAAGGTGTACAGCGCCGGGGAGGACGGGTGCTGCCTGGTCTGGGACTGGTCCCGCGGCGGCGGGGGGAAGGTGGCCCAGACCTTGAAGGGCCATCGGGCCGGCGGGATCCGAGCGCTCGCCGTGAGccagggaagggaggagggcggCACCAGAGCGAGGTGGGTGGCCACCGGGGGCGCGGATGGAGGAGTGAGGCTGTGGCGGGTGGAGGAGACAAAAGTGGGGGAGGAAgacgacgatgaggaggaggaggaggaggagaaagaggaggtgggGATGGCTGCCATGACGGACTTGAAGTTCTCTGGACGAGGTACGCCCAAGGGGGTGTGCGTGGTAGAGGACGGGACCGCAAATTGGGCCCGGAGTAAAATCTTGGCATGCACTGACCAGGGGGCAGTGTACCAGGGCAGCTGTGCGGCCGCCGGACAGTGGGAATTACTGTGGCAGGGGGATCGGGCGTACCAGTCCTACTGCGTGATGGAGGTCCTAACCGTCACGGTGAAGGGTGCCACCCCACGTAAAGCTCACCTATGTGTGGTGGGGAACCTCAGCGGTGGGATCCACGTCTTCGACACGTCCCGTCCCCAGCGCGGACTGTCTCTCAGAGGAGGGGACGGGAAGATCCACAGCCTCGTTTGGGTCGAGGGACACGCGCCCCACGCGGGGTACCTGCTAGCGTCGGGTTCCCACGGCCTGGTCCACCGCTGGCGCGTGGAGGCACGGCCGGACGGAGACTCGGGCTCAGTTCTGATCGCCGAGCCTCGCCCGCCGTTTGCCCTGCCCCCCTGTGCCAAGCGGTGGTTAACCAGCGCGGTGCGCCTCCGCAAAAGTCCACCGGGGGcgctgtgggtgtgtggggacCGGAGAGGATCCCTGCTGCTGTTTCAGGAAGGTAGCAGACCACGAGGAGGAGTGGGGGTGGACGAGGAGAGGGAAGATCCAGACTCTTTAATCACAAGCTCAGCTGGCCGACAGACCAACGCAGatgcagaaaatgaaaaggaaacAAACTGTTGTGATGAAGAGGGGAAGGAGTGGTCGGATGGCGGCGGGAAGAAACCCGCAGGACAGGGTGACCCGCCCCTGCAGCCTCTGAGCTGTCTGTTTGGCGTGCACGGGAAACAGGGGGTGACCTCCGTCTGCGAGCACCGGGGCCTCTTGTACAGCGCCGGGCGGGACGGCTGTGTGCGGGTCCTCAGGGTTCGCCCCGCCACACCGCAGTGGGTCCTCCCGGTGGACCGCCGCCCCAGCGCTGGGGAGATCATGGAGCCCGACGGCGGGCCTCAGCTGGAGGTTCTGAGGGTCCAGCGGGCCTGTAAGGGCATGGAGTGGCTGGAGAGGGTTCTGATCCTCGCACCTCCTGAACCCTCGACGGCCGAACCGCTctgggacgaggaggaggaggaggaggagaaagaggaagaggaagagggaggaggaggaggaggaggagtagaaaaGGAAGGATGGTGTCACGAGCAGGCCGGGGAAACTAAAGCAGAACAGGAACTTACAGGCAGAGGAAAAAAGGGATGGCACGACGGTCGAGAGTGCCGCTTTGTCGTCGCCGGGTTTCAAGCGGTCAACTTCGTGGTGTGGGATCCCGTGAGGCAGGAGAGGCTGCTGACGGTGccttgcggcggcggccatCGCTCCTGGATTCTCTGGCCCCCCTGCAAGAGCTTGTGGCCGGGCTACGGCGCCCTGGTCTTCATCAAGCATGGGGCCGTAGTAGCCACGCAGCCCCCCAGAGAGACCTCGACCTCGGCCGGGGTGGCCGGCAAGACCGGGGCTTGCGGCCTCAGAGAGGGCGTTCATGGGAAGGGCATCGGGTGCGTCTGTAGGCTGGGGAGGGTAGGGGGTACCGGGGACGGGTCTCAAACTACTCGGGGCATGGGGTCGGATGAAGGACACTGGGAGGTCCTTGTGACCGGAGGGGAGGACACTAGTTTGACCGTCCTGGCCGTCCAGCCGAGCTCTGGAACGGTCCAAGTGTTGTCCGTCATCACCGACCACATCTCCAACATCCGCACTCTGGTGGCTGTCCTGGACCCAGCGGGCGCGAGGCCCGGAAAACACTCGCTCTCTGCCCTGCTTGTGTCTGCAGGTGGTCGGGCTCAAATGCAGTGTTACCGGCTGCTGATTGGATGGGACGAAAAGAGGCGGGAGCCTTATTGTCAGGTGATTCAGGTGGCCAGTCACCGATTGGACGAGCTGTGGGAGAAGAGGCGGAACCGACACAAGACGGTGAAAGCAGACCCAGAGACGAG gtacATGTCCATAGCAGTGGTTAACAGCGACGCCGCGACAGCTGTAGTGGCGCTAGCCTGCAGCGATGGAGCAATCAG ATTGTTCTCAATCagtgaggtcaaaggtcaattTGATTTGTTATGGGAGAGTTTCTACCACCACCGCTGTGTGCTCAGTGTCGCCCCCTGCTGTCTGGTAGACGCTACAGGCAACAG ATACAGACTTCTTCTTAGTGCAGCAACTGATGGCAGAATTGCATTGTGGGACTTTACCCCAACCTCATTACTGGCTGGGAATTTGAATTCGAAATCGGACACATCCTCTCGGCCTGGCCCGTGCCTCACCTTTCCCGCCCACCAGAGCGGAGTCAACTCACTGGCGGTGTGGCAGGAGAGAACAGAGGACGGTTGCCTGGTAACCGTCGCCAGCGGAGGCGACGACGGACAGCTGACCCTGTCTGTGGTTCAGGTGCGGTACCCCGAGGTGCAGACAGATGGCGGCAGAGTACTTTCACaagagcaccaccaccaccaccaccagctcctcctctccccggccaacctcaccctcctctcccagtCCCGCGTCTCGCTGGCCCACTCCGCCCCGGTCACCGCTCTGAGCCTCCTCTGCCCGGGCTTCCTCGTGTCCACCTCCCCGGACCAGAGGGTGCGTCTCTGGAGGGTGTGCAGTACCGGCCTCCGCCCCATGGAGGCGCTGTACTCCCACGTGGCGGACGCGGCCGGCCTGGCTGcgtgggggggggagcggggtcCGGGTGAGGGGGACGAGGGGTGGGTGAAGGCCGATCCTGGATGTGAGAGCAGGGGTCTGGgcctgggggggtgggtggtggtctGTGGTCAAGGCCTACAGCTGCTACACGTCAGGACGTCTTCACCATGA
- the LOC132457854 gene encoding cadherin EGF LAG seven-pass G-type receptor 3-like yields the protein MAVNNSILAFHYIFDVLCLVQGLSVLLVFTVLNSEVQEAWRAVCLGKKSPGEDPPRPPQPAGQNPYNNASLLEQSGLQRITLGTSTVSSVSSARENLLARQTLEQNIGLTGATDLDVAMFHRDGGTRPHTREDSDSDSDLSLDEERSLSIPSSESEDNVRLRGRIQRRFKRSNHRERLLTEPAQNGTKDLDGNDLLSYWPALEESDNRSLQKWGSERPLGADYSKDAANNNQPDASLTSGDESGLTQPGRHRKGILKNRVGCPPALQGRGPSELNWYRTSTLGHRGVPAASYGRMYSHATGSAGGGSGGGGGGGGGGSGSLSQPASRYSSREHLDSLARRQLTRDPLGRPTVGGSRDRLDSRGSRDNLDLLPRRRELGPGGGGGAGPDHQRVSSSRENLAGSRDRLDYPPHAGSAHASREDLSGGGGEGYLGGSRSQLNTLTRRQATSREHLAAGGGALVSSRSREQLETNGGGGGGGGGAQPCREWLRTLPPRQPSHPDQPPASPPPPISEEPQQEQPSAPGAPRGRAPPPS from the exons ATGGCCGTCAACAACAGCATCCTGGCCTTCCACTACATCTTCGACGTGCTCTGCCTCGTGCAG ggtCTGTCTGTGCTGCTGGTGTTCACGGTTCTGAACAGCGAGGTCCAGGAGGCCTGGAGGGCGGTGTGTCTGGGCAAGAAGAGTCCCGGGGAGGACCCCCCGAGACCTCCCCAGCCTGCC ggtcaGAACCCCTACAACAACGCGTCCCTCCTGGAGCAGAGCGGTTTGCAGCGCATCACCCTGGGAACCTCCACCGTCTCCTCCGTCAGCTccgccag GGAGAACCTCCTGGCCCGGCAGACCCTGGAGCAGAACATCGGTCTCACGGGGGCCACCGACCTGGACGTGGCCATGTTCCACCGAGACGGAGGTACACGGCCGCACACAC gtgaggactctgactctgactctgaccTCTCCCTTGACGAGGAGCGTAGTCTCTCCATCCCGTCGTCCGAGAGTGAGGACAACGTGCGTCTCCGCGGACGCATTCAGCGTCGCTTCAAACGCTCCAATCACAGAGAGCGACTGCTCACAGAGCCCGCCCAGAACGGCACCAAAG ACCTGGACGGCAACGACCTGCTGTCCTATTGGCCCGCCCTGGAGGAGAGTGACAACCGCAGCCTGCAGAAGTGGGGCTCGGAGCGCCCTCTGGGGGCCGACTACAGTAAGGACGCCGCCAACAACAACCAGCCCGACGCCTCGCTCACTAGCGGGGACGAGAGCGGCCTCACGCAGCCAGGCAGGCACCGCAAGG gtatCCTGAAGAACCGTGTGGGCTGCCCCCCAGCCCTGCAGGGCCGCGGCCCCAGCGAGCTCAACTGGTACCGGACCTCCACGCTGGGCCACCGCGGCGTGCCGGCCGCCTCCTACGGCCGCATGTACTCCCACGCCACGGGCTCGGCCGGCGGTGgcagcgggggcggcggcggtggcggcggggggggcagcggctcCCTCTCGCAGCCCGCCTCGCGCTACTCGTCCCGGGAGCACCTTGACTCCCTGGCCCGCCGCCAGCTGACCCGGGACCCGCTGGGCCGGCCCACGGTGGGTGGGTCGCGGGACCGCCTGGACTCCCGCGGGTCCCGGGACAACCTGGACCTGCTGCCCCGGCGTAGGGAGCTGGGcccggggggcggcggcggagcGGGGCCAGACCACCAGCGGGTGTCGTCCTCCAGGGAGAACCTGGCGGGGTCCCGGGACCGGCTGGACTACCCGCCCCACGCGGGCAGCGCCCACGCCTCGCGGGAGGACCTGAgcgggggcggcggggaggGCTACCTGGGGGGGTCCCGCTCGCAGCTCAACACGCTGACCCGGCGGCAGGCCACGTCCCGGGAGCACCtggcggcgggcgggggggcgcTGGTCAGCAGCCGGTCCCGGGAGCAGCTGGAGAccaacggaggaggaggaggaggggggggaggggcccagCCCTGCCGGGAGTGGCTCCGCACGCTGCCCCCCCGCCAGCCCTCGCACCCGGACCAGCCCCCCGCGTCGCCGCCCCCCCCCATCTCGGAGGAGCCCCAGCAGGAGCAGCCCTCCGCCCCGGGGGCCCCCCGcggccgggccccccccccctcgt AG